Part of the Fusobacterium sp. genome is shown below.
AGGATTTAATACAGATTTAGAAAAAGCGCAAGTTATAACAAAAGATGAAGATAAAGTATTAGATGCAGAACTTCATACAGATTTACTGAATCAGTCAGAAAGAGATAAAATAGGAGAAGCAGGAGATTATTTAGAGTCAATTTATAAAGGAATAACAGATTCAGGGGTAGGAGGAAAGATTAACACAATCAAGGAACAAATATATGGAGATCTTTCTCCTGGAGAAGAAGCATTTGCCTCAACTTCAAATAATACAATAGCAATAGATAGAAATATATTGGCTTCAGCAGATTCTAACAAAATATTGAGTATATTAGCTCATGAACTGGGACACTTTAATGGTTATGATAGTGGAACAGAAAGTACAGCTTCAAGAGTAGAAAATGCAGTATCAGGAGCAGTAAGCAAAAAAGAATCTACAGGAGATTATGAAGCATATTTCAAAAATATGTATGAAGGAAAAGATATAAGTGGAAATGAAGCACAGAAAATAATAGATGGTATTCCTGAAGAAAATAAAGAAAATTTTACTCGTGGGGTAAGTATTGGAGCATCTGCAGGATTTGGTGGACAAGTTGGAGTCGGACTTACTAAATATACAACTATAGATCATAAAAATAACAAGGCCATCGTTTTTATTACAGCAGATGGAGCTGTGGACTTTGCTAATCCTGATGCAGGAGCGGCTCTAACCTTTTCATTTTATCCTTTTGTTAATGATCCAGAAGTCTTAGCAGGTAGGGCTAAAGCTATAGGAGGAACAGCTCCTATTCCTAGACTAGAAGAACTTAGTGGAGGAGCAAAAATCGTATTAGATACTGAAGGGAAATTTTTAGGTGTAGGTTTTATTATAGGAAAATCTCTATCACCTGTAGATGTATTTGGAGGGTTTACTTATGGTTCTAAAATAATTTCTAAAAAAGAATACACAATATATGAATATTATAAAGAAACTAGTCCAAGAGGAGGCAAAAATAAATGGTGATTGAAGTAGAAAATTCAGATACTTCTATAAAAATAAGTAAAATTATAGAAGATGACTATAATAGTTATAAAAATAAAATGAAATTACTTTACACTTTAATTAGTCTTTTTGTACAATATAAGATTTTGAAAGACTATATTTTTTCTCCCAATACTATCACTTATGAAGTTTTTATGTTTATATTGTTTGTTCAATTAGGGCTAACAATAATATTTTACTTGGTATATAGAGGTAATTTATATCCTCACTTTAATGAATTTATATTTTTAAATACTGATAGAATTATTTTACAAATTAAAGAATTTGATTCTATAAGAAATGAAATAATAATCTTTCCAAATGATATATTAAAAATATATATAAAAAGAAGAGAAGAGGTATTTAGGTATAGCAATAAAATTCCTGATGAAGAGTATATGGTAATAAAATTTAAAACAAAGCAAGACGTTTTCTCTTGGGGATTTAAAATACCATTAGAAGAAGCGGAAAAAATAAAAAATGTTATAGATAATTATTTAAATAACCTTGCATAGGAAATCTAATAAAGATAAAAACTTTAATATTTTATAGGTAACCTAAGAAAATTTCTGGGTTACTTATTAAGATATTAAAAGGTTAATAAAAATTACTATATAAGGAGGTTAAATATGAGTAAAACTTATGAAGTATATCCTACCACTTCATATATTCCAAGCAAAGAAGAAATAGGAAAATTAGCTGAAAAATATTTAAATACTTTTTTAGAAAAAGAAAATATAAAAGAAGAATATAAAAAAAGAATGAAAATTACTAATTCAACTCTTAAATTTTCTGATAAAAATTATGTTAATAGAGAAAATATATGCATGGTTGATACAGAATATGATGCTTATAAATTAAATATCAAGGAAGGAAATGTAATATTTGTTTTTTTTCATAAATTTACTCAACTTGATATTGAAGTTTTGGAAGAAACACTTGTTAATACAAATTATGAAAATGAATTTGAAAAAATTGTAAAGTTAAGTTATACATGGACAGTAAAAAGAACTGCTTGGCAACCAGTATTATCAAATATATTGTATGGTTTTATTGCTATAGCAATAGCTGAACTTACTGATGGGATAATATATTCTGGAGATGGAGCATGGAATATTGAAATTTTTCCTGTTAAAGTAGAAGAATTCCTTCCAATTCTTTTAGATGCAACTATTGAGCAAATTTTAAGATATGATTAATATTAATGTTTTAAAGGTAGTCCAATTAATTTGGATGTTCATTAATATACTATAAATAATAGCTGTTTTAAAGTAAAGTTAAAAGGAGTTAATTATTGGAAATCAAGATAAAAGAATCTCAAAATGAAATAAAAATCATAAAAGAACTTTGGAACTTCGAAAATTAAAAAGCAAGAATGGAGAAAATAAAATGAAAAAAGAGTGGGGAATAAAAGATGTATTGATTGCATTATTAGGAGAAGGGTTGTTATTTGGTGCACTTATTTTATCGGTTGCAATAAAGGATAGTGAATCTCTTGTACGGAGATATCCAATAGAGATAAGAAATATACTTATGGGGATACTGTATATAAGCTTTGTTATATTTGGATTATTGATCATATGTAAAGGGTTATTAAAAATTAATTTTAGAGATTGTCGTATATTGCCAATAAAAATAAAAACTATATGGATAATTCTTGCTTTTATTATGCCATTACTTGTAAGTGGTATATTACTATGTTTTCCAGGGGAGTGGTTAAATATAGAGTTTAGCACAGCTAATATGATAACTACTCTATCATTAACATTGGTATTCTTTGGAATAGCAGCACCTATAGTTGAAGAAATGATATTTAGAGGAATGATGCTTACAGTTTTTGAAAAAAAATGGAATAGAGAAATAGCAATATTCTTATCTTCTCTTTTATTTGGGATAGGACATATTATTGGGC
Proteins encoded:
- a CDS encoding CPBP family intramembrane glutamic endopeptidase, encoding MKKEWGIKDVLIALLGEGLLFGALILSVAIKDSESLVRRYPIEIRNILMGILYISFVIFGLLIICKGLLKINFRDCRILPIKIKTIWIILAFIMPLLVSGILLCFPGEWLNIEFSTANMITTLSLTLVFFGIAAPIVEEMIFRGMMLTVFEKKWNREIAIFLSSLLFGIGHIIGQKMELRDFFIMSLSAGLIGATLSLVTFITESIWSSVVIHMVWNIIIMGQIISIGGVRPLYSRYNYTFNSDSFLLTGGAFGIEASLPSIVINIIFLTIVWKLWKRR
- a CDS encoding M48 family metalloprotease, which produces MYGDLSPGEEAFASTSNNTIAIDRNILASADSNKILSILAHELGHFNGYDSGTESTASRVENAVSGAVSKKESTGDYEAYFKNMYEGKDISGNEAQKIIDGIPEENKENFTRGVSIGASAGFGGQVGVGLTKYTTIDHKNNKAIVFITADGAVDFANPDAGAALTFSFYPFVNDPEVLAGRAKAIGGTAPIPRLEELSGGAKIVLDTEGKFLGVGFIIGKSLSPVDVFGGFTYGSKIISKKEYTIYEYYKETSPRGGKNKW